The DNA segment GGTGCGGTTTGCCGGCGATGTCCCTCCTCCGCAATTACGCTATTGGCGTGGGCCAGTCTATTCTCGGACCGATGGTATACGTTGGTCCGCTACCGGCAACAACAATCAATCCACCGTTAAACCTAGCTTTAGCGGCGAGGCCTATCAATACACTTTGCTGATGGAGCCGCGGAAGGAAAATTGGGTCTTTGGGTTGGATATGGCCGAAAGCTTTGATGCCAGTTTGAGCAGGAATGATTTATTGCAGTTGCAAACCAGCAAACGGCCATCGGAGCGTGCCGAATACAAGATTGTCTCCAGGCCTTTTTATAACACCGGTGCTATCAGCCCATCGGAAAAACAGGAAAATTTACAGCTGCCCGCAAACGCCTCCGCCAGGCAGTTGGAATTGGTTGCAAGCCTACGTGGTTTCCATGCCGAGCCGGAGCAGTTCATCGGGAATCTGCTGAACCATTTTCGGCAGGAAAAGTTTTACTACACCCTGACTCCGCCGCTGATGCCGGATAACCCGATCGATACGTTTTTATTCGAAACCCGTAGCGGATTTTGCAGCCACTATGCCACCGCGTTTGTGTACTTGTTGAGGATAGCCAAGATACCGGCAAGAGTCGTCGGCGGGTATCAAGGCGGTGAAATCAACAAGGTCGGCGGTTTTCTGGAAGTCAGGCAGGCCGATGCGCATGCCTGGGCCGAAGCCTGGCTGGAACACAAAGGTTGGGTCAGATTCGACCCTACGGCGGCGGTGGCGCCGGAACGCATAGAGCGTGGCGTCAATGTGGACCTGCAAATCGCCAGCGGCGCGGTCAGTTTCAGCCCGATGGTTGTCGAATCGGCGGCCTTGAATTGGTTAAAACGTAGCCGGCAGTTATGGCAGAGCATCGACTACAATTGGCAACGCTGGGTAATCAATTATCATGGCGGAAGCCAGAAGCAGTTTTTGCAATTGCTGGGAATAGACGGGGTGGGCGAGTTGGTCAAATGGCTGGTCGGCGGTTTGCTGTTGATTACCCTGCCGTTGGCCTGGTGGTTGTTAAGGCAAAAAGCCACGGCCACAGACAAAGCCGTACGCTATTACCGGCGCTTTTGCGCCAAGCTGGCCAAGGCCGGGATCGAAATAAGATTGGGCGAAGGGCCGAAAGATTTTGCCGAACGCGCCCAAAAGCAATGTCCTGAGTTGGCGGCAAGAATCGAGCAAATCACCGCCCTCTTCATCCGCTTGCGTTATCAAGCGGATGCGAAAGCCGGCGATTTGCAAGCCTTAAAGACGCTGGTCGGCGGCCTACGCATCTAGGCCGCCCGGTGTTTAATGCAGGTCTGGGACTTCGGCGCCGGGTTGCTGAGTCGTTTGTTGTTTATTGAGTTGAGCTTTTTCCTGCTGCAATTGCTTGTTGCCTTCGCCAAACATCACGGCCGCGATCATGAACAACACGCCGGCAATCATTGCCACGGGTAGGCGGCCGGGTTTATCCATCCACAACAATATCCATTTGGGTTTGTACATGCCGACGGCCAGCACGATCAAGCAAAGAACAAAGACGTTGAAGGCGTAATAAATCAAAGTATTCATGAATCCGGTCCTATAACCTGCAAGTTTGAGAGGGATGCATTATTATTAGTCGGGTGACAGTTTGCAATAAACAAAAATTAACAATCACTTTTAGGGGGCGCTATGGGCGGCTTTGGTTTGTTTGTAACGGTACTGTTTATTTTCGCGATACTGATGGTGTTCATGAGTGTCAAATCGGTGCCACAAGGCATGGAATATACCGTCGAACGTTTTGGCAAATATACTAATACCTTGACTCCGGGCTTGAACATCATCATGCCGATCATTGACCGTATCGGACGTAAGCTGAACATGATGGAACAAGTGCTCGATGTGCCGTCGCAGGAGGTCATCACTAAGGACAACGCCATGGTTCGGGTCGATGGGGTAGTGTTTTACCAAGTCATGGATGCGGCCAAGGCGGCCTATGAGATCACTTACCTGGATATGGCCATCATCAATCTGGTAATGACCAATATTCGTACCGTGATGGGTTCGATGGACCTGGACGAATTGTTGTCGCGCCGGGATGAAATCAATGCCCGCTTGTTGAACGTAGTCGACGAAGCCACCTCGCCCTGGGGGATCAAAGTCACCCGTATCGAAATCAAGGACATTTCGCCGCCCAAGGATTTGGTCGATTCGATGGCCCGCCAAATGAAAGCCGAACGGGAAAAACGCGCGCAAATTCTGGAAGCTGAAGGCATGCGGCAAGCGGAAATTCTGAAAGCCGAAGGCTTGAAACAAGGCGCCATTCTGGATGCCGAAGGCCGAAAGGAAGCCGCATTCCGCGACGCGGAAGCTAGGGAGCGTCTGGCGGAAGCTGAAGCCAGGGCCACCACCATGGTCTCGGAGGCGATAGCCAAGGGCGATGTGCAGGCCATCAATTATTTCGTCGCGCAAAAGTACATCGAATCCTTGAAAGACGTGGCCACTGCCAACAACAGCAAGCTGATCTTCATGCCGCTGGAAGCTTCCAGCGTGATCGGCGCGCTGGGCGGGATTGGCGAACTGGCCAAGGAAGCCTTGAATAAAAAGGTTTAAACCATGAATGAACTGGATATCGTGTTCTGGTATTGGTGGGTGCTGGCCGTCGGCTTTTTAGCCGTCGAACTGCTGGTGCCCGGCTTTTTCTTTCTGTGGTTGGCGGTGTCGGCGTTTGTGGTCGGATCGATATTGCTGATGATTCCGTCAGCCCCTTTGGACGTGCAATTGCTGTTGTTTTCAGTGTTGGCCGTGATCTCGATATTGGTTTGGCGGCGCTATGTCAGCGCCAAGTCGCAGGAAAGCGACCACCCTCTGTTGAATCAACGCGGCGCCCAATACATCGGCCAGACTTTTAATGTAGTAACCGCTATCGAAAATGGCCAGGGTAAGGTCAAGGTAGCCGATGGTCTATGGAAGGTTCAGGGCCAGGATTGTCCGGCGGGGACCAAGGTTAAAGTGGTGGCGGTTAGGGGGACGGTGTTTGAGGTGGAGGTTTGCGGGTGAAATGGCTTGGCTGTTGCCAGATGAATTTGCGTGATAATCAATAGGTAGTTTAACCATGGCACATCTCAGCAAATCGGCAGCTACATTACGAGTGATGGGCGACAATCTAGTGCCTGACGAAATTAATTCTCTCCTTGGATGCCTTCCTTCAACGAGTTATGTCAAAGGCGAGGTTATTCGAGGAAAAAAATCAGGTCGTGACTTTACAATGAGAACTGGAATGTGGCGGCTTGAGGCTACTAGCTGCGAACCAGAGAACTTAGATAGCCAAGTAGCAGAGATACTAAGTCAGCTCACACAAGACTTAAACGTCTGGACGAACCTCAAAGATCGATTCGATATTGATCTCTTCTGTGGGTTTTACATGGAAGTGACAAATGAGGGAGTAGAAATATCAAGTGCGACACTTAAGTTGCTTGGGGAACGAGGAATTGCTTTAGGCCTAGATATCTATGGTCCAGTTAAAGAGAACACCTCCGCTGCGAAACCTTGGAAACGAAGCGTTAGCGAGTGAAGGTTGAGTAGTCCCTGGAAGCCGTAGCGCCGGGCGGTTTTTCGACTAGAAAAACTGCAAGGCATCGCGAAACGGCGTCGAGTCATGCGAGAGCCAAGGCTTTGATCCCCTTGTTGGGTCAAAGGCGAGGTGACGCGGACGGCCAGGGCCGCCGCAGGCAATCACGTGGCGGTGTAGGCGCGATTGCTAGCCAGGGATGGCTAGCAATCTTTCCCGCCGGAAGCCGACACTCGCCGACGGCTCTTGAAGGTGTCGCTATCGCGACGGCTTAATTTAATCGGGTACTCGCACCCGAAGGCGAGTTTCTTTCTTTTGCTCCGCCAAAAGAAAGAAACCAAAGAAAAGGCGGCCCGGATGCCGCTTGTTTCCTGCGTTCCTCGTTTTCGACGGGGGTTGCCAGAAGGCACGTCCCTGTACCTCCGGCAACGTGCGGCATCCATGCCGCACCCCTTTGGGCTGATCCCATCGAAAACTCCGGTACTCGGCGCGGCATACGGGAGAAACCCCATTCCATTGGAAAATTCGTCGTGCTAATTTGATGTTTGGTGTAGCCATGTGGGGTACGCACCGCGTACCTTTTGGGTTGAGGCGTATAACCATCAAGCCGCGAAGCGGAACGATGCCGAAGGCATGGGGTTAAACCCCTGATACCGCCCCGAGCATCGCAGTATTTGGCGAGAACAGCCCGCTAGGGGAGCAGCAGGGATGCTGCTCGTTTACGGAGGGGCTGGGAGCCCCTTCCGGAAACCCTCGCCAAATACGAGAAGCGCAGGAACTAGGCGGTAGCGGGGCGGCCTTTTCTTTGGTTGCTTTCTTTTGGCCGAGCAAAAGAAAGCAACTCGGTCGTCGGTCCGAGAACCGACTTTAAATCAGGCTTCGCGTAGCGTGTCTTATTATTTGCGCCTCAGTTTGAATCGCACCCTGCGCGGCAATTGCCTAATAGCAAATCCTACGGCTTTCTGTATACATAGCCATACTCGCGGGATAGAATAACAATGAATTGACATTATCATATTTCCCGTATATGCCACAGTCTGCACAATCACCTACTCAAAAGGCTCGCCAAGTCTTGATTAATCATTGGGATGGTGAGCTGCCTATCGATCCGGCCGCGATTGCGGGAAAGCTGGGCATTTCCGTCAAACCGGTGGCCGGCTGCGACTATAGCGGCAAGGCTTATCAAGAAGGCGGCTTCGGGATTATCGAATACAACGATTCAGAATCGAAACTACGGCAGAGATTCACTATCGCCCACGAGTTGGGCCACCATGTCATGTCCCACACCGATGCCACGCATCAATTTCGCGACGATCCCAGCAAGTTTAATCTTAACGTCGCTATCCCCGAAGAAACTCAGGCCAATAAATTCGCCGCCGAGTTGTTAATGCCGAAATTGGCGATAGAACATTTCGTGTTTAACGAAAAAATCAGCTCCTTAAATAAGTTGGCGGAATTATTTTCCGTATCGACGGTAGCCATGCAATACCGATTGAAGAACCTCGGCTTGCTGTAGAAAAAACCATGATTGGCGACAGCCCTAGCCCGCAATCGGATTTGAGCGAAGGCAGCATCGCCGAAGAGCAATCGCTGCTGGGCAAGGATATATTGGAAGAGCAACAGCTGAAAAGAAGATTCAGGACATGGAGCTTTTTTATCGCCTGGGCCTTGAGCATCGTCTTTTTTCTGGCGGTTCTTTGTTTTTCATATCGATTTTTTGCCCATCCAAATTGTTATTGGATAGCCAGAACTGTCAAATCGTCACAAGCCGCGGATCAAAAACCGC comes from the Methylomonas sp. LL1 genome and includes:
- a CDS encoding DUF4279 domain-containing protein codes for the protein MAHLSKSAATLRVMGDNLVPDEINSLLGCLPSTSYVKGEVIRGKKSGRDFTMRTGMWRLEATSCEPENLDSQVAEILSQLTQDLNVWTNLKDRFDIDLFCGFYMEVTNEGVEISSATLKLLGERGIALGLDIYGPVKENTSAAKPWKRSVSE
- a CDS encoding NfeD family protein; protein product: MNELDIVFWYWWVLAVGFLAVELLVPGFFFLWLAVSAFVVGSILLMIPSAPLDVQLLLFSVLAVISILVWRRYVSAKSQESDHPLLNQRGAQYIGQTFNVVTAIENGQGKVKVADGLWKVQGQDCPAGTKVKVVAVRGTVFEVEVCG
- a CDS encoding ImmA/IrrE family metallo-endopeptidase encodes the protein MINHWDGELPIDPAAIAGKLGISVKPVAGCDYSGKAYQEGGFGIIEYNDSESKLRQRFTIAHELGHHVMSHTDATHQFRDDPSKFNLNVAIPEETQANKFAAELLMPKLAIEHFVFNEKISSLNKLAELFSVSTVAMQYRLKNLGLL
- a CDS encoding SPFH domain-containing protein, translating into MGGFGLFVTVLFIFAILMVFMSVKSVPQGMEYTVERFGKYTNTLTPGLNIIMPIIDRIGRKLNMMEQVLDVPSQEVITKDNAMVRVDGVVFYQVMDAAKAAYEITYLDMAIINLVMTNIRTVMGSMDLDELLSRRDEINARLLNVVDEATSPWGIKVTRIEIKDISPPKDLVDSMARQMKAEREKRAQILEAEGMRQAEILKAEGLKQGAILDAEGRKEAAFRDAEARERLAEAEARATTMVSEAIAKGDVQAINYFVAQKYIESLKDVATANNSKLIFMPLEASSVIGALGGIGELAKEALNKKV
- a CDS encoding transglutaminase TgpA family protein: MHDTSLNLRSLVFLLVSIGLISLPHGWHIPLPLFGFFSVLWVWRFAAVWYSRCLPNRLVLFVLTLAGIALLVSQHGGLFGRDAGTALFVVALGLKLLEIHGKRDVYLIVYLAFIVAASQFLYEQSILMAGYILLVCAALLATLITQNAKQVQTLVAVKTAAIIILQALPMTVVVFVLFPRLEAPRWMWLQDDTKALSGLSNTLEPGSISELSLSDELVFRVRFAGDVPPPQLRYWRGPVYSRTDGIRWSATGNNNQSTVKPSFSGEAYQYTLLMEPRKENWVFGLDMAESFDASLSRNDLLQLQTSKRPSERAEYKIVSRPFYNTGAISPSEKQENLQLPANASARQLELVASLRGFHAEPEQFIGNLLNHFRQEKFYYTLTPPLMPDNPIDTFLFETRSGFCSHYATAFVYLLRIAKIPARVVGGYQGGEINKVGGFLEVRQADAHAWAEAWLEHKGWVRFDPTAAVAPERIERGVNVDLQIASGAVSFSPMVVESAALNWLKRSRQLWQSIDYNWQRWVINYHGGSQKQFLQLLGIDGVGELVKWLVGGLLLITLPLAWWLLRQKATATDKAVRYYRRFCAKLAKAGIEIRLGEGPKDFAERAQKQCPELAARIEQITALFIRLRYQADAKAGDLQALKTLVGGLRI